In Deltaproteobacteria bacterium, a genomic segment contains:
- a CDS encoding NUDIX hydrolase — protein MAPPQLHQPRHLVLGEPNLLAAELGEREVLHLEAGNGRVHGAPESLAGAGAHASVYADAWEVTAQAKEIGGAAEGGELGQTPRGEAVQGSDPAKLWRGGRGASRFGGIRCAAISEAEAPPAPAPAPAAGRVVPRDAAALVLCRRDQGEPQILLGRRAGGLKFMPNLYVFPGGRVDPADARAARATDLRPEVLAKLTIGASAVRAHALAMAAVRETYEEAGLLVGQRSERRLRSKSETWGKFFANRVVPALHGLDYIARAITPPGNPRRFDTRFFLADASHAHAPDALEGSGELLDLRWVALSKARELPLPEATLMVIAEVEKRVAVADPSRVPIPFARFVRDGVRLEHL, from the coding sequence ATGGCGCCGCCGCAGCTCCATCAGCCCCGGCATCTCGTGCTCGGCGAGCCGAATCTCCTTGCGGCCGAGCTCGGCGAGCGAGAGGTCCTTCACCTTGAAGCGGGGAACGGTCGTGTCCATGGGGCTCCTGAAAGTTTGGCGGGCGCGGGCGCCCATGCATCTGTGTATGCGGATGCATGGGAAGTGACGGCGCAAGCTAAGGAAATCGGCGGCGCGGCGGAAGGGGGAGAGCTGGGTCAGACCCCGAGGGGTGAAGCAGTGCAGGGGTCAGACCCTGCGAAGTTGTGGCGGGGCGGGCGGGGCGCTTCGCGCTTCGGCGGCATACGCTGCGCCGCCATTTCCGAAGCCGAAGCGCCTCCCGCTCCTGCCCCCGCTCCCGCCGCCGGCCGCGTCGTTCCGCGCGACGCCGCGGCGCTCGTGCTCTGCCGCCGCGATCAGGGCGAGCCGCAGATCCTGCTCGGGCGGCGCGCCGGCGGTCTCAAGTTCATGCCCAACCTCTACGTGTTTCCGGGCGGGCGTGTGGACCCCGCCGACGCGCGCGCGGCCCGGGCTACGGACCTGCGACCCGAGGTGCTCGCCAAGCTCACGATCGGCGCCTCGGCGGTGCGCGCGCACGCGCTCGCGATGGCCGCGGTGCGCGAGACGTACGAGGAAGCCGGGCTGCTCGTCGGTCAGCGCAGCGAGCGGCGCCTGCGCAGCAAGTCCGAGACGTGGGGGAAGTTCTTCGCGAACCGCGTCGTGCCCGCGCTGCACGGCCTCGACTACATCGCGCGCGCGATCACGCCGCCCGGCAACCCGCGCCGCTTCGACACGCGCTTCTTCCTGGCGGACGCCTCGCACGCGCACGCACCCGACGCCCTCGAAGGCAGCGGCGAGCTACTCGATCTGCGCTGGGTCGCGCTCTCGAAGGCGCGCGAGCTCCCGCTGCCCGAAGCGACGCTGATGGTGATCGCCGAGGTCGAGAAGCGCGTCGCCGTTGCCGACCCGAGCCGCGTGCCGATTCCGTTCGCGCGCTTCGTGCGCGACGGCGTGCGGCTGGAGCACCTGTAA
- a CDS encoding transglycosylase domain-containing protein — protein sequence MARRRCAIALSVGVVLIALLTPPVSALRSGAVVYLAYEADGVARFERSVGPLAALGGGEAWLGEKDVSPACRAATVAAEDLRFYDHPGIDRVAITHALLRNARHGRVVWGGSTITQQVVKNLFLGREQTPLRKLRETLGALWLDRMLSKEQQLTWYLNVAEFGPRTYGLAAAAQRSYGKPAHALELAECIALLARLPDPVRSDRELARGPIPARIVLRWRGTLRALARAGSVSAGELAQAHAALARSSFRALTAFER from the coding sequence ATGGCGCGACGCCGGTGTGCGATCGCACTCAGCGTCGGTGTCGTGCTGATCGCGCTGCTCACACCGCCGGTCTCCGCGCTGCGCTCCGGCGCCGTCGTCTACCTCGCTTACGAGGCTGACGGCGTCGCCCGCTTCGAACGCAGCGTCGGGCCGCTCGCGGCGCTCGGAGGGGGCGAAGCGTGGCTGGGCGAGAAGGACGTGAGCCCAGCCTGCCGCGCTGCCACCGTCGCCGCCGAGGACTTGCGCTTCTACGACCACCCCGGAATCGACCGCGTCGCGATCACGCACGCGCTGCTTCGCAACGCGCGGCACGGCCGCGTCGTGTGGGGCGGCAGCACGATCACGCAGCAGGTCGTGAAGAACTTGTTCCTCGGCCGCGAGCAGACGCCACTGCGAAAGCTGCGCGAGACGCTCGGCGCGCTCTGGCTCGATCGCATGCTCTCGAAGGAGCAGCAGCTCACCTGGTATCTGAACGTCGCCGAGTTCGGCCCGCGCACCTATGGCCTCGCGGCTGCAGCACAGCGCAGCTACGGCAAGCCCGCGCACGCTCTCGAGCTGGCTGAGTGCATCGCGCTGCTCGCGCGCTTGCCGGATCCCGTGCGCAGCGACCGCGAGCTCGCGCGCGGCCCGATTCCCGCGCGCATCGTGCTGCGCTGGCGCGGCACGCTGCGCGCGCTCGCTCGCGCCGGCTCCGTGTCGGCGGGTGAGCTCGCGCAGGCGCACGCAGCGCTCGCTCGAAGCAGCTTTCGCGCACTCACTGCGTTCGAGCGGTGA
- a CDS encoding SDR family oxidoreductase: MTSLAGKTAVITGATSGIGRATAVELARRGARLLLVGRNETRAKETLDAIRAAAPKCDAEVIRGDFAAQAEVRRVGEELAKRVDALDLLINNHGVTLMKRETTPDGFEATFAINHLGYFHLTGILLPKLRATKGARIVSVASEAHKFGALDLADLHSEKKYAAMRVYGKSKSANIHFTRELARRYGSADLTINCVHPGGVSTNLGAGQGGAAMKALHKLIMLFMKTPEEGAETSLYAATSPDAAGRSGAYYSDCKLKEPAPHCRDDATAKRLWDVSERLTGFTYPA, from the coding sequence ATGACCTCGCTCGCAGGCAAGACCGCAGTCATTACGGGCGCCACCTCCGGCATCGGGCGCGCGACCGCAGTCGAGCTCGCACGTCGCGGCGCGCGCCTCTTGCTCGTGGGGCGCAACGAGACCCGCGCGAAGGAGACGCTGGACGCGATTCGCGCCGCGGCGCCGAAGTGCGACGCCGAGGTGATCCGCGGCGACTTCGCGGCGCAGGCGGAAGTGCGGCGGGTCGGCGAGGAGCTCGCGAAGCGCGTCGACGCGCTCGACCTGCTGATCAACAACCACGGCGTCACGCTGATGAAGCGCGAGACGACGCCCGACGGCTTCGAGGCAACGTTCGCGATCAACCACCTCGGCTACTTCCACCTCACGGGCATCCTCTTGCCGAAGCTGCGCGCCACGAAGGGCGCGCGCATCGTGAGCGTCGCGTCCGAGGCGCACAAGTTCGGCGCGCTCGATCTCGCGGACCTGCACAGCGAGAAGAAGTACGCGGCGATGCGCGTGTACGGAAAGTCGAAGAGCGCGAACATCCACTTCACGCGCGAGCTCGCGCGCCGCTACGGCAGCGCGGACCTGACGATCAACTGCGTTCACCCCGGCGGCGTCTCCACGAATCTCGGCGCGGGCCAAGGCGGCGCCGCGATGAAGGCGTTGCACAAGCTCATCATGCTGTTCATGAAGACGCCCGAGGAAGGCGCGGAGACGTCGCTCTACGCGGCGACCTCGCCCGACGCGGCTGGCCGGAGCGGCGCCTATTACTCCGACTGCAAGCTGAAGGAGCCGGCGCCGCACTGCCGCGACGACGCGACCGCGAAGCGGCTGTGGGACGTGAGCGAGCGGCTGACGGGGTTCACGTACCCGGCGTGA
- the apaG gene encoding Co2+/Mg2+ efflux protein ApaG, with amino-acid sequence MFRSEAVTQGIRVTVESRFEAERSAPDEGQWFFSYHVRIENEGDRVAQLISRHWIITDGNGKEQEVRGPGVVGEQPVLEPGEAFEYTSACPLQTPVGSMRGTYRMVAPGGAAFDAVIAPFGLGEPRVIN; translated from the coding sequence GTGTTTCGCAGCGAAGCAGTGACCCAGGGAATTCGCGTGACGGTGGAGTCCCGCTTCGAAGCGGAGCGCTCGGCGCCCGACGAGGGCCAGTGGTTCTTCTCGTATCACGTGCGCATCGAGAACGAAGGCGACCGCGTGGCGCAGCTGATCTCGCGCCACTGGATCATCACGGACGGCAACGGCAAAGAGCAGGAAGTGCGCGGGCCGGGCGTGGTCGGCGAGCAGCCCGTGCTCGAGCCCGGCGAAGCCTTCGAGTACACGTCGGCCTGCCCGCTGCAGACTCCCGTCGGCTCGATGCGCGGCACGTACCGCATGGTCGCGCCGGGCGGCGCCGCCTTCGACGCGGTGATCGCGCCGTTCGGCCTCGGCGAGCCGCGCGTGATCAACTGA
- a CDS encoding MFS transporter → MAEQRFDPRFPWLLAGSASWFGAWGMQQVLVPWLVVNVLHESATNTGVVQMATMLPTIFLLPFGGALADRVDARWLLALLHVAAGIAPLAIALSIPRGALSLELLFGAALFTGLVNSFANPSRDSLLSRVAGTQLTRAVAGVITAQFTAQGIGMLVAKNADALGAPRALAIQACVVALGAAFCFRLPGKPAGAPRREPLRFAEVASGVRFVWRNEVRAVWPLVAGVGLFFSGAYNVLFPVMVRDVYQGGVDEIAVLLFAFPAGTIFASGFVFLRGVRRKGAALITAQALGALTVIGCGLGLAFEAIVLFTFAWGLAGGFFMTTGRALFQERAPAEERARIMAVHQLAFVASGPPGALLAGALGDALGPLAATVALGCAMLALIATIAATSNVWRME, encoded by the coding sequence ATGGCAGAGCAGCGCTTCGACCCGCGATTCCCTTGGCTGCTCGCCGGCTCCGCGAGCTGGTTCGGCGCGTGGGGCATGCAGCAGGTGCTCGTGCCGTGGCTCGTGGTGAACGTGCTGCACGAGAGCGCGACCAACACCGGCGTCGTGCAGATGGCGACGATGCTGCCCACGATCTTCCTGCTGCCCTTCGGCGGCGCGCTCGCGGATCGCGTCGACGCGCGCTGGCTGCTCGCGCTGCTGCACGTCGCGGCGGGGATCGCGCCGCTCGCGATCGCGCTCTCGATTCCGCGCGGCGCGCTCTCGCTCGAGTTGCTGTTCGGCGCCGCGCTCTTCACGGGGCTCGTGAACAGCTTCGCGAACCCGTCGCGCGACAGCCTGCTCTCGCGCGTCGCCGGCACGCAGCTCACCCGTGCCGTCGCGGGAGTGATTACGGCGCAGTTCACCGCGCAGGGCATCGGCATGCTCGTCGCGAAGAACGCCGACGCGCTCGGTGCGCCGCGCGCGCTCGCGATCCAGGCGTGCGTCGTCGCGCTCGGCGCCGCGTTCTGCTTCCGGCTCCCCGGCAAGCCCGCGGGCGCGCCGCGCCGCGAGCCGCTGCGCTTCGCCGAAGTCGCCTCGGGCGTGCGCTTCGTGTGGCGCAACGAAGTGCGCGCGGTGTGGCCGCTCGTCGCCGGCGTCGGGCTGTTCTTCAGCGGCGCTTACAACGTGCTCTTCCCGGTGATGGTGCGCGACGTTTATCAGGGCGGCGTCGACGAGATCGCGGTGCTGCTGTTCGCGTTCCCCGCCGGCACGATCTTCGCCTCGGGCTTCGTGTTCCTGCGCGGAGTGCGGCGCAAAGGCGCGGCATTGATCACCGCGCAGGCGCTCGGCGCGCTCACGGTGATCGGCTGCGGCCTCGGGCTCGCCTTCGAAGCGATCGTGCTGTTCACGTTCGCCTGGGGCCTCGCCGGCGGATTCTTCATGACGACGGGCCGCGCGCTCTTCCAAGAGCGCGCTCCCGCTGAGGAACGCGCGCGCATCATGGCCGTGCATCAGCTCGCCTTCGTCGCGTCGGGCCCGCCCGGCGCGCTGCTCGCGGGCGCGCTCGGCGACGCGCTCGGGCCGCTCGCGGCTACTGTGGCCCTCGGCTGCGCGATGCTCGCGCTGATCGCGACGATCGCCGCCACCTCGAACGTTTGGCGCATGGAGTAA
- a CDS encoding LLM class F420-dependent oxidoreductase: MKIGLQIPNFTWPGGPAQLPAKLRAIAQTADEGGLASLWMMDHFFQIPPVGAAELDMLEGYSALSYLAGLTRRATLGTMVTGVTYRHPGVLVKTVTTLDVLSGGRAVLGIGAAWFEREHRGLGVAFPPLKERFERLEEALEIAHLMWSGGVHRFDGKHYQLAETLNVPKARTIPRPPILIGGMGEQKTLRLVAKYADACNLFTYAGAALIRQKLDVLRRHCDALKRDYDRIEKTSLATLTLTDDASVDAAVATCRELASAGIQHAIFNMTNVSDVKPVELLARKVLPQVRGL; the protein is encoded by the coding sequence ATGAAGATCGGCCTCCAGATTCCCAACTTCACGTGGCCCGGCGGGCCGGCGCAGCTGCCGGCGAAGCTGCGCGCGATCGCGCAGACCGCAGACGAAGGCGGGCTCGCGAGCCTGTGGATGATGGATCACTTCTTCCAGATCCCGCCCGTGGGCGCGGCCGAGCTCGACATGCTCGAGGGCTACAGCGCGCTCTCCTACCTCGCGGGCCTCACGAGGCGCGCGACGCTCGGCACGATGGTCACGGGCGTGACGTACCGGCATCCCGGCGTGCTCGTGAAGACGGTGACGACGCTCGACGTGCTGTCGGGCGGGCGCGCAGTGCTCGGCATCGGCGCGGCGTGGTTCGAGCGCGAGCACCGCGGCCTCGGCGTCGCGTTCCCGCCGCTGAAGGAGCGCTTCGAGCGGCTCGAAGAGGCGCTCGAGATCGCGCACCTGATGTGGAGCGGCGGCGTGCACCGCTTCGACGGCAAGCACTACCAGCTCGCCGAGACGCTGAACGTGCCGAAGGCACGAACGATCCCGCGCCCGCCGATCCTGATCGGCGGCATGGGCGAGCAGAAGACGCTGCGCCTCGTCGCGAAGTACGCCGACGCGTGCAACCTCTTCACCTACGCGGGCGCGGCGCTCATCCGGCAGAAGCTCGACGTGCTGCGCCGCCACTGTGATGCGCTGAAGCGCGACTACGACCGCATCGAGAAGACGTCGCTCGCGACGCTCACGCTGACCGACGACGCGAGCGTCGACGCGGCGGTGGCGACCTGCCGCGAGCTCGCGAGCGCGGGCATCCAGCACGCGATCTTCAACATGACGAACGTGTCCGACGTGAAGCCGGTCGAGCTGCTCGCGCGCAAGGTGCTGCCGCAGGTGCGCGGGCTGTAG
- a CDS encoding M28 family peptidase: MRTRFALITLLGALPLALLAARAGDELRLPRGAKRATAKISADSIRSVVAELGSDAYEGRGPGSAGDAKARAWLEARMQALGFAPGAADGTYQQRFEMIAVQPDLPAEWRFLGANGAVATLKPREDFVAIGEKQRELARVADSEVVFVGYGIVASEFDWNDYKSDVRGKTVLILNNDPDWDDALFAGNRRLYYGRWDYKFAEAARHGAAAAVAVHTTPSAGYPWQVVRTSWGKEEYQLPLGDEPTNEVRGWVTEAKAREIAALGGHDFAQLTERAKSREFAPVALGATTSLEVRAALRRIETANVLALLPGRDAKLRDQIVVYTAHHDHLGIGEPDASGDGIYNGALDNAAGVAVVANVAEAFAALPRPPRRSVLFAFVAAEEQGLLGSKFYAANPTAPPGRLAANVNFDGANILARSSAVEVIGRGKSSLEELLALAAARQSRAIVDERFPDRGFYYRSDQLNFARIGVPALYFRAAGEGIGKPAGWLSEQRVQYEAERYHQPSDELDDSWDFAGAVEDAQLGFWVGAAAAEADAMPTWRAGDEFETTRKAALEALTAE, translated from the coding sequence ATGCGCACGCGCTTCGCCCTAATCACTCTGCTCGGAGCGCTCCCGCTCGCGCTGCTCGCGGCGCGAGCCGGCGACGAACTGCGCCTCCCGCGCGGTGCGAAGCGCGCAACCGCGAAGATCAGCGCGGACTCGATCCGCAGTGTCGTCGCGGAGCTCGGCAGCGACGCCTACGAGGGCCGCGGCCCTGGCAGCGCGGGCGACGCGAAGGCGCGCGCGTGGCTCGAAGCGCGCATGCAGGCGCTCGGCTTCGCGCCCGGCGCCGCCGACGGCACGTATCAGCAGCGCTTCGAGATGATCGCCGTGCAGCCGGACCTGCCGGCCGAGTGGCGCTTTCTCGGCGCGAACGGCGCCGTCGCGACGCTGAAGCCGCGCGAAGATTTCGTCGCGATCGGCGAGAAGCAGCGCGAGCTCGCGCGTGTCGCGGACAGCGAAGTCGTCTTCGTCGGCTACGGGATCGTCGCGTCCGAGTTCGACTGGAACGACTACAAGAGCGACGTGCGCGGCAAGACCGTGCTGATCCTCAACAACGATCCCGACTGGGACGACGCGCTCTTCGCAGGCAACCGCCGGCTCTACTACGGACGCTGGGATTACAAATTCGCCGAGGCCGCGCGGCACGGCGCAGCCGCGGCGGTCGCCGTGCACACGACGCCGTCCGCCGGTTACCCCTGGCAGGTGGTGCGCACGTCGTGGGGCAAGGAGGAGTACCAGCTACCGCTCGGCGACGAGCCGACGAACGAAGTGCGCGGCTGGGTGACGGAGGCGAAGGCGCGCGAGATCGCAGCGCTCGGCGGCCACGACTTCGCGCAGCTGACCGAGCGCGCGAAGTCGCGCGAGTTCGCGCCGGTCGCGCTCGGCGCGACTACCTCGCTCGAGGTGCGCGCTGCGCTGCGGCGCATCGAGACGGCGAACGTGCTGGCGCTGCTGCCTGGGCGCGACGCGAAGCTGCGCGACCAGATCGTCGTGTACACGGCGCATCACGATCACCTCGGCATCGGCGAGCCCGACGCGAGCGGCGATGGCATCTACAACGGCGCGCTCGACAACGCCGCGGGAGTCGCGGTCGTCGCGAACGTCGCGGAAGCGTTCGCGGCGCTGCCGAGACCGCCGCGGCGCAGCGTGCTGTTCGCGTTCGTCGCAGCCGAGGAGCAAGGCTTGTTAGGGTCGAAGTTCTACGCCGCGAATCCGACTGCGCCGCCCGGCCGCCTTGCCGCGAACGTCAACTTCGACGGTGCGAACATCCTCGCGCGCAGTAGTGCCGTCGAAGTGATCGGCCGCGGCAAATCCTCTCTCGAAGAGCTGCTCGCGCTGGCCGCCGCGCGCCAAAGCCGCGCGATCGTCGACGAGCGCTTCCCCGACCGCGGCTTCTACTACCGCTCGGACCAGCTCAACTTCGCGCGCATCGGCGTGCCCGCGCTCTACTTCCGTGCCGCGGGCGAGGGCATCGGCAAGCCTGCGGGATGGCTCTCCGAGCAGCGCGTGCAGTACGAAGCCGAGCGCTACCACCAGCCGAGCGACGAGCTCGACGACTCCTGGGACTTCGCCGGCGCCGTCGAAGACGCGCAGCTCGGCTTCTGGGTCGGCGCCGCGGCTGCTGAGGCGGACGCGATGCCGACCTGGCGCGCGGGCGACGAGTTCGAGACGACGCGGAAGGCCGCGCTCGAAGCGCTCACCGCGGAGTAG